TATTCGAAAGGGATGGATTCCTTGCTTGGAGTTCGAGTTGGAGGTCATTTTCGCTCCTTCATCCCCTTCTTTACTGTTTATAagtttataattaggatgataTTTCCTGTGGTACTGATGAtggttaaataatttaaatttgtgtttatatatatagcacggATTTGTGTACCGTGAGAACCACAGGTCGCCAGGATACTACGATGGGCGATACTGGGTCATGTGGAAGCTCCCCATGTTTGGATGCACAGACTCATCCCAGGTTTTGAAGGAGCTTGAGGAATGCAAGAAGGCTTATCCCAATGCCTTTATCAGAATCATTGGATTCGATAACAAGCGCCAAGTGCAGTGCATCAGTTTCATTGCCTACAAGCCTCCTGGCTTTAATTAATATTAGTGAATTCTCTCTAAATGTACCCTTTTTAGTGATCCGGGTCGGTTTCATTAAATCATGTACCTTAAGCTTTAttagacccccccccccccccccccccccccaatttttttttattttatttttatcattttcgagacaatttgttttgttttgaatttacgTTTCTCGGATGTCTGATGTAATGGTGAGAGAAccaatgaataaattaaagggTATTTTCTTCTCAGTTCCATGTGGAACCTTTAATTTTGCTGTGAATTAAATCCCTTGCATGCAGGAATAGATCAATGACTTTTATCTGTGAATTTTAGGACCATATAATTCTCATCCTCTACTAGATTCATTAGTTAGTTTAAtgactatataaatatattccaaAATGGTGAGCCAACCGCAACTAGCCGGCCCGTAGAGTCTCTTCATATATATTTGGCATGCATATTAAAGAGTAACT
This is a stretch of genomic DNA from Carya illinoinensis cultivar Pawnee chromosome 3, C.illinoinensisPawnee_v1, whole genome shotgun sequence. It encodes these proteins:
- the LOC122302812 gene encoding ribulose bisphosphate carboxylase small subunit, chloroplastic, producing the protein MASSMISSATVATVNRATPAQASMVAPFTGLKSAAAFPVTQRANNDITSIASNGGRVQCMQVWPPLGKKKFETLSYLPPLSTASLAKEVDYLIRKGWIPCLEFELEHGFVYRENHRSPGYYDGRYWVMWKLPMFGCTDSSQVLKELEECKKAYPNAFIRIIGFDNKRQVQCISFIAYKPPGFN